DNA from Daphnia pulicaria isolate SC F1-1A chromosome 3, SC_F0-13Bv2, whole genome shotgun sequence:
aaattcgcaatttttattttgaattttatagaaacGATTCAATGTAAAAGATCAACAAGTGAACCAGAATACATCAACAACCAGGCTGTTGGTATTCACGAGCACCGAGAAAATATTAACCAGGTAAAAATATCTAAGATTTAAACTAAACTATTTACATacctaaaattgaaaatatccAATTTAGATTCACGTCGATATGGAACATACCcccttcaacgaatttgaggATAACAACCTTCTTTTCTACACAtctttcccatttttatttatgctTGGAAAcggtttgaagaaaaagggcaCACTCTCAACTGAAACAATTCGACATCTTATGTTGCAGTTCACAGCACGTTTTTCAAACTGTGAAAGACTTATATTCCTTCTATTCGATCAATTACAACGGCATTCGGCTGCACGCGTTGTTGCATCCCGTGTAAAATGTAATCAAAGCTCTTTTGATGCCTTTGCCAAATGGGTGAGTGACCCAACATTCTCCATAGAGCTCCAGGAAGCTGCGAAAAACCCTGCGGCTGAATCGTCATTGAAGCTTTTACAAAAACTAAACAAGCACATCAAATCTACTACAAGTATGGTCCCTTACACAGTCGCACAACGCAGTGcttcaattaaaaatcttaTGGCAATGCGATACATGTACGGGATGCCGAGCATATTTTTTACctacgcgcctgactacgtttatggcaaattaaatttaagaatgTCGAtcggccaaaaagaaaatgagggaTTTCCTGCAAATGGATTTGGATTAACAGAAGCACTTCAGCAAGGTGATTCCATATTCCACGATGTTCCAATAGCGCCACACAACCTCGCGGTACTTAATGCTAAAGGACCCGTGGCTGCTGCAGAATACTTTAGACTTCTCACTGAATCTGTTTTCCATATTCTTTTGGGCACACCCGCCGAACATTGTTCCAAAAGAACAGAACCTCTACCAGCTAGAAAGCGTGGGGTATTTGGAGTACCTATTGCATCTTTTGGAACGGTTGAAGAACAGGGTCGGGGTTCTTTGCACCTGCACGTCGTGTGCTGGGGTGGACTGCCTGGGCATCTTCTTCAGTCGTCCGCAACCTTCCCTGTCTTAATTGATGCAGTCGCTGAAGCCCTAAATGGGATGGTGAAGGCCGAGGTTGATCCTTTAATTCAAGCTGGTCAACtgatcaatcaaatcaacagGATAGCACCACCAAGACCATGCCTTATCACTGCTAGTAATCCGATTGCCAATCCAGAGAAATTTTATGAGGAAGTAAACTCTGCTGCCATAATGTGTAATTGCCATAGTCATACAGAGACATGTCATaaaggaaaaataggaaaaatatgCTGCAGATGTCGCAGGCCGCAAGGTCTGGTATCTGAAACCAGCTGTGTTCAAATCGAGGCAGCTAATGGCATCAACAATCAAGCTTCTTATAACGTTCTCGAAAAAGTCCAACAACCGTTGCGTTCATCCTTAAAAAGcagaaacatttcaaaattgccGATTCCGGAGAGAGACAAAAGATTAGTAATGTGGGAACTAATGCGCCGATTAATGGAAAAAATTCGCGATGAGGACTCAAGTAATGTATTTTTCTTGGctatttattgaaattgttcTGAAAATTTCTAACttgttaaggtgatggactacAGTTGACGGATCATTTACAGAGCAAGTTTTTAGACCTTACTCAGGAACAGAAGGATCGAATAAATGCCATATTTCCAAAACGGAATGGACTCATCGTGGAATACAATGAAATCATAACTGCTTTACTTGGGTGTAATACCAATGTAAGTATATTGGGGAGTGACGAGCAAGCCAAATGCACTCTTTTGTATTTGCTTAAATATGTGACCAAGCCTAGTATTGAGATCACGCACAGCCTTAGTCTAATTAGTCACGCGCGACGTACTATAGAAAAACATCCTTCAGTTGCACAAGACACTGGAACTGAGCAACGTACAGCCATGCATTTCCTCAATCGAGTGGCAAATAAAATAAGCAGCACCGTTGAAGTATCTGCCCCATTTGCATCTCTTGCTATATTAGGTAAAACAATTGTGTTGCTCAAAGTGTAGAACTGTTGACCGAAATAATCCTTATGATTCCCTACCAAACACCTAAAATAACCGAATGAACAATGTTATCTTTATCAGGAGCACCAGCTGAATTTTCTTCGGTAACCTTCTTCAAGGTGTTTGTCAAAGAAGCTATTGAATTTGTCAAAAAACATCCTGACTACACTGCTTCTGATCTCTCTATCGAAAGCAATAGTGAGTTCCAAACGTTACCgggtgatgaagaagaagaagatgacgctGATACCGTAGTaaacaatcaattcaaattaattaattcacaACTTTCTTATGTTGGGAattattcaatcaatttttattcCAACATTTCACAGAATGGTGGTGACAATAATCTCCCATCTGAAGGGATAGACATGGAAGAATTATCTGAATTGTTGAATGAAGAATTACAGCCAGAGATTTTGTGCCCTGAATATGATTCCAGTGAAGAAGGTGACAGCTCTTCTACGGTACCAATCTACACTGGAGCAACAGGAAAAATTGCGGTTCCACAACACATTCATTATAGCTACCGAGGGAACCACTTTCAGAACTACAGTCTCTATGAATTTGCGTcaattgttgatgttgttcccaaaaaaaaagagaataaccaAGAAGACACTGGCACTGTAACGAGTCAGGACACAATTAAGGAGAACAGCAATAAGGTAAGTAGGCCAGAAGTCCCAGTTTActatatgaaatgtataatttcttttttaacaattagAGAAAATGTGGTCGTCCTGAAAATGgatgttttaaatttgcaaACTCCCATCCCTTGCACGAAACACACGTTATGCGATTAAGATCAAAACCAAAAGTCCCAGTAGTGAAATATGCACCAGGACCACCACCTTCCAAACCGACAATTCTAACAGATGcatggaagaaaaaagctaGAGAGTTTGCTACTTTCTTTCTAGTCCTATTCCGACCATGGGGGTAATGTTACACTTGTAGAAAGTTTTTCGGTACTAGGTATTAATTACGAGTTGTTTACATCTAAACAACAGCTATAAAACCAATGGAAACGGGACTCTTCCTGGAGATTTGTCATGGAATCAATTGTGCTCCTTTATCAGGAACCTTGAAGACGGGATAAATGGGAGAGGCGCTTCTTTTTTGGACACCGTAAGAATGGCATGGATAAAAAACTTGGCTCACAACCTAAGAACGAGCGGAAAAGATCGTGCTGCGGTTCAAAAATTTGGAAGAAGAGCTGCAACGATATGGGGTGTCCCAGATTCTTCAATGCCAATTTTACTTAACGGGTTAGATAATTTACCTCACAAAGACAGTGAAGAGACCGCTCAGGAAGAATTGGCCCAAATCGCTATTGACCTTATCCGAGCTGAAGCCGCTGCTGATGATCAACTGAATCATCCGAACTATAAATATCATCAATATCTTCAAGGAACAACTGCTGCACTATCAAAAATCATGGGAAGTATTGATAACATGCCAGCATCACTGACAGCGCCTAGGCCTTTAGGCTATGACAACGCAAGAGCATTACTTCATCTAGATGCAGATAATGAACCTTCAATAgaagaaatattattaaagCTGAAGAAAGATGACGTAAGTcccaatgaaaaaatgaagttaCCAACGTAAGACAATTTCGCTGCTTTATTTATGataggaaagagaagaagttCAAAGGAATGATGAAATGGATGTTGTTCCTGGTGAAAGAGGACCACATATAGTCGATGAACCGGCCGTCGACACGAACCTACTAAATTCTTGCCAATCCGCAATACTAAAGCAATGCGAATCGTATTTCCAGGTAAAACAAGTCTTAATAAACatgtataataaataaagaatgCTAACCTAACCTTCTTCGAATAGAAAAAGCAAGATTCGGAACTAAGGGGATCCTTATGCCCAGCCCCACTACAATTGCTCGTACATGGTGGTCCTGGAACAGGAAAATCTTTTCTGACCAGATGCATttacaaaaaagcaaaagaactAGGTTATATCGTTAGATGTGCAGCACCAACCGGAATAGCCGCAGGAAATTTGCCTGGTGGAAGGACGATCCACAATCTTTTTGGATTTTCAATCAAGGATTTGAAGTCTTCAACGGAACTGCCTGATTTATCTATTCAGGCtgtaaatgatttaaaataccGTCTAAAACCCGAAGAATTGATTATGATAATCATAGATGAGGTTTCTTACATATCACCTGAATTTCTGGGCCATATCGATAAACGTCTGAAGCAACTGAccggaaaaaaagatattccaTATGGAGGTAACATGGTAGCAATCTTACTTAGTTTAGTTAATGGACATACTCATGATcataacacaatttttttttaaggtatcGCAGTTCTGTTAATGGGGGACTTTTATCAATTGCCACCGGTTGCAGCTACTTACACCCTCTATAGTGCTGTTGTAAAAATGTTTACGGAATCCAAGGAAATAGAACACAATCCCGCTGGACCACGATCCAGAGGAGCACAACTTTTCAGCATGTGCAATAAATTTGACCTAACGCAGCAGATGAGAGCAGCTGAAGATGAGAGTCACACTAATATGCTCGACAAAATGAGAAATCCCATTCAAGGAAGGAGTTACATCGATTCTGAATGTGTATCAAAGATTAAAACGCTACAAACATCAGACATCGTAAATGACCCACTCTGGTCATGGGCACCAATAATTGTCACAAGCAACAAAGAACGTCTTGTGATTAACGATTTCCAGTCGAAAAGGTGGAGTAGTCATTTTAATACGCCGCGGTTTGTATGGAAAATTCCGCTGGTTGGTAACTTGGCTACTGTAATACCAAATGAGCTACACTCAATTTTTTACGATAATTGCAAGGCTCTAATTGGATGTTTCGTCTGTGGTGCCCCAGGTAATCAAAActaagattttttgaaattcttcattAGGTCTTTTTTATATTGTAGGATATCTGACAAAAAACATCAACCCTTCCCGAGGTCTATCGAATGGGACCCGAATAATTTACGATTCCATTACTTTAGATGAGAAGGAGAACATGCATAGTGTGATGGAGCAGCTCCTACTAAAAAGTGGCAGAGATATTGAGTTACAATTCCCACCCAAGTATATTCATGTCGAAATTCCTGACGCTGAAGCAGTCATGTTTGAGGATATCACGATGACCCCAGGTAAGGTAGTAATCCCTATCGCTATGAACAATCCTGAAAATCATCAGGTACAAGTTCCATTTCGTAATGAAGCTGTAAGGGTTGATGCAAAATCGCATGGAGTCGAGCTGGGGTTTTCTTGTACTGTGCACAAAATGCAGGGGTTGACATGCGATCGTGTGATAATTGACGTCAACAAACGTCCATTTCAACCACAAATTTGTTATCACGGACTTTATGTTGCTTTTTCGCGTGTAAAACGAGGCGAACATATCCGTTTACTCCCTCTTCAACCCACGTCTTGCAACTTTAATCACCTTTACCAATTAAAACCACCCTCCACTCTAATGACATGGGCCCAAGGATATAATAAAGATGGTTTGTGGTCGTCCTTGAACGTGCCACCGCAAAGTAGAGTGttgcaaaacaagaaaagaaaaagaaatgacggcaagaaataaaaatgctttTAAATCTCAATTCTTAATATGAAATGTCTTGAATACTGTGTTTCTACCCAACGAAGTTGTCTAATTTTCCCATCTGAAGCTCTGAATTTTCCCAATAAAGTTGTCTAATTTTCCCATAAAACTTGATGCTTGATGAACTTGATGTAAAATATTTAtgcacaaaaataaattaaagaaaataattatattggatggctcaaaaaaaaatacagctaagcaataataaacaaaaatatttccaaaaatattcaattcgtCGACGAGAGAGAACAAGTACCACGGGTGTCCAACACAAGTAAAACAGAAATCGAAACCAGCATTAAAGGTGTCCAGCTAAGTGTAGCGTCCACCGTCATACACGTTCACGATCTGGCTCGAGGAGTCCGCCCTTATCAGGTAACGGCCCCCCCGTGAACTAGACCCTTAAACACTAGATCCTCTTCCATGTAATACTATGTGAAGACTGTGGCAATGAAGACGTGACGGACCGTCTCTTCATTCTTCAGTACCATCAGCGTAGACTTGCCGACGCCCGGATGGACAAGGTGGGTGGACATACAATGCAATAAACAATACATACAAACATACAAAAAGTGACTCACCGTTGTGTTTAAATCCAAGCATGTATCCAATGAAATCCAGAACACATATATCCAATGAAACACCGAGTCACTgaccacacacaaaagaaaataaatgtaactGTAGACGGCAATGTCAAGGCATGTATCCAATGAAATATTCATAGACTCGCACAATATGTGACTCAAGCCTCCAGCAAACACCacgtggaaataaaaaaaaaaaaaatcaaagattcAATCAATAATCGGTATTAAAAAAGTTACCAATAAATACAACTCACCAATGATTCCAATTCAATGTATCCAATGAAATATTCACAGACTCGTACAATATGTGACTCAAGCCTCCAGCAAACACCACGtggaaatttaaacaaaaaaaaattaaagatcaGTAGCTCTGTTCTCTTACTACGCGACCACGCGACTAACAATGCAAGCGTCAGGACAGACAGTATAGTCAGTATAAGTCGCGTAGtggtggtggcgctgatttccggCATTGATTTGGCAGCTAGCGCCACTAGTGGCCTGAAAAAGgtgtaaaatcaaatttgacagGCCTTAATGTCCAGTCATTCAGgccagtaaaaaatattttcaggcCACTGGTCTGAATGTCCGGCACCCATAGACccaatacaaaatatttttaaataaattaaaactttGAGAGTAATGAAAAGGTTTGTATCAATATCTTTCAACCATATCATGTGAGAAACATAACAGCCAAAACGGCACTTCCAATCGC
Protein-coding regions in this window:
- the LOC124329469 gene encoding ATP-dependent DNA helicase PIF1-like encodes the protein MAWIKNLAHNLRTSGKDRAAVQKFGRRAATIWGVPDSSMPILLNGLDNLPHKDSEETAQEELAQIAIDLIRAEAAADDQLNHPNYKYHQYLQGTTAALSKIMGSIDNMPASLTAPRPLGYDNARALLHLDADNEPSIEEILLKLKKDDEREEVQRNDEMDVVPGERGPHIVDEPAVDTNLLNSCQSAILKQCESYFQKKQDSELRGSLCPAPLQLLVHGGPGTGKSFLTRCIYKKAKELGYIVRCAAPTGIAAGNLPGGRTIHNLFGFSIKDLKSSTELPDLSIQAVNDLKYRLKPEELIMIIIDEVSYISPEFLGHIDKRLKQLTGKKDIPYGGIAVLLMGDFYQLPPVAATYTLYSAVVKMFTESKEIEHNPAGPRSRGAQLFSMCNKFDLTQQMRAAEDESHTNMLDKMRNPIQGRSYIDSECVSKIKTLQTSDIVNDPLWSWAPIIVTSNKERLVINDFQSKRWSSHFNTPRFVWKIPLVGNLATVIPNELHSIFYDNCKALIGCFVCGAPGYLTKNINPSRGLSNGTRIIYDSITLDEKENMHSVMEQLLLKSGRDIELQFPPKYIHVEIPDAEAVMFEDITMTPGTSSIS